GCCGGGATCGTGCTCATCGCCCTCTCCCCGACCGCCTCGACCCGCGCAGGGTCAGCCCTCTTCGCCGGGACCGCGGTGCTGCTGTTCACGGTCTCCGCGGTCTACCACCGCGGAACCTGGTCGCCCCCGATCCAGCGGTTCCTCAAGAGGTTCGACCACGCCAACATCTTCCTGCTGATCGCCGGTTCCTACACGCCGTTCACGCTGCTGCTGCTCCAGGGTGTCGAGCGGATCGTGCTGCTCGCGACGGTGTGGGGCGGCGCCATCCTCGGTGTCGCGTTCCGGGTCCTCTGGCCCGACGCGCCGCGCTGGCTCTACACCCCGATCTACGTCGCCCTCGGCTGGGCGGCCGTGTTCTTCATGCCTGGCTTCGCGGAGGGTGCGCGCGGGCTGGGCGTCGGGATGGGGACCGCCGTGCTGGTCCTCGTCATCGTGGGTGGCGCCCTCTACACCCTCGGCGGCGTGGTCTACGGCCTCCAGCGTCCCGACCCGTGGCCGCGCTGGTTCGGGTTCCACGAGGTGTTCCACACGCTGACCATCCTGGCGTTCATCACCCACTACGTCGGGGTCTCGCTCGCGACGTACTCGCTGCGCTGACGTGCCCCCCGGCCGGCTAGGTCAGGGTGTAGGTGAGCGCGACCAGCAGGCTGACCGCGCCCACGGCCGCAGCCACGGCCAGAGCCCCCCGCGGCGACCGCTGTGCCAGCCGCTCGACCCCTTGGTAGAGGGCGGTCAACGCCAATAGGGCCGCCGTCACGTGGAGCAGCACCGCGAGCAGCACCCCCAGCACCATCCCGGCGACCCGGAACCGACCCCACGTCAGTCCGAGCACCAGGGGCACGACGACCGCCACCGACAGCCCGCCGACCAGCTCGGACCACCACGGCCGCTCCCCCATCCACGGCAGCACCGTCGCGAGGTCGACCAGGTCGATCGTGGCCAGCACGCCGAGCAGCACCACGAGTCCGAGGGACCCGGCGGCAGCCACCCGGTAGTAGGTCCAGCGGGAGCGTGACCAGGCGGCGGACCCCACGAAGATCGTGGCGGCGGCGACCGCCGACCAGACGACCCAGCGGCGGACGACGCCGGTGCCGGTGTCGGCCATCGCGTCGCGGAAGACCCGGTCGGCGACGTCGCGCGTGACCACGTGGCCCGCCTTCGAGACGTAGGAGACCGCGTCGTCCTCGCCGGCGACCAGGCCGTCGTGGAGCAGCGCCGCCGGGAGGTGGGCACCGGTGCGGGGCACGAGCCAGGTGAACAGCCACGGGACGGAGGTCAGGTCGGTGCGGAACTCGACGCTGGCAGGGACGACCAGCTCGCCGAGCTCGCGGTCGGCGTAGGCGATCGCCCGCTCCATCTCGAAGCACTCCACGCCGTCGCGGACGTGACGCTCCAGGACGACCTGCGGCTCCTCGTGGGGAACCGGTGGCGAGCCGCCGATGGGGCCACCGTCGTAGAAGCGCCCGGGCTGCGCGTCGACCGGTTCGGGCTGCATGCCTCCACTGTCGCACCGATCGCCGACAGCGTCAGCGGCGCAGCGCCTCCGGATCGGTGACCGGCCGCTCGCAGACCAGTCCCCGGCAGACGTACGCCGCCGGGCGGCCGTCGACGGCGTCGCGGCCCACCAGCAGCGGGATGTCGTCGCGGGGCCCGTCGGCCACGACCACGACCGCCCCGGGGCGTCGCCGCGCCACGCGCGCCAGCGCGTCACGCTCCGCCCCGGCGGGGCCGACGACGGCGATCTCCTCGGGACCGTCGAGCATCCGCTGCGCCGCCGCCAGCGACCAGCCCGCGAACCGCGGCGCCCGCTCGGCGAGCTGGGCCACCGAGGCCAGCGCGGCCTCGGCCGCGTCGCGGTGGCGGCCGGAGCCGGTGAGCGCGGCGTACGTGCTCAGGGCGTGCACCATCGACGACAGCCCGGAGGGAGAGGCGTTGTCGGACGGGTCGCGGGGTCGGGCGACGAGCTGCTCGGCGTCATCGGCCGTGTCGTTGAAGCCGCCGTCGCCTGCCGCGAAGTGGTCGAGGGCCGCGTCGACCACCGCGCCGGCACGCTCGAGCCACACCGGGTCGCCGGTCGCCTGGAGCAGGTCGAGGAACCCGGTCGCCACGCAGCCGTGGTCCTCGAGCACCCCGGCCGGCGTGCCGACCACGCCGTCGCGCGACACGCGGCGGAGCCGGCCGTGGTCCGCGTGGACCCGCCACAGCAGGTCCGCGGCGGCCACGGCCGCGTCGAGGTCGCGCGGCCGGTCGAGCAGGGTGCCCGAGGCGCAGAGGCCGCTGATCGCCAGGCCGTTCCAGGCCGCGACCACCTTGTCGTCGCGGGCGGGCCGCACGCGTCGCGCGCGGGCCTCCAGCAGCCGCTGCCGGCAGCGCGTCCAGCGGTCGGGGTCCTCGGGTTCCTCCCTCAGCTGCAGCACGGACGTGCCGTGCTCGAAGGTGCCGGCCGTGGTGACGCCGAGCAGCCGCGCCGCCCACGGCCCGTCGTCGGGCCCGAGGACGTCGGTGAGCTGCTCCGGTGTCCAGACGTAGTAGGTGCCCTCGGCGCCCTCGGAGTCGGCGTCCAGCGCGGAGGCGAAGCCGCCCTCGCCGGTGCGCAGCTCTGCGAGCAGGAAGTCGGCGATGCCGGCGACGGCCCGACGGCCGAGGTCCGTCTCCCACCGGGCGTAGGCCTGCAGCAGCAGGGCGTTGTCGTAGAGCATCTTCTCGAAGTGGGGCACCACCCACTCGCTGTCGACGCTGTAGCGGGCGAAGCCGCCTCCGAGCTGGTCGTGGATGCCGCCGCGGGCCATCGCCTCGAGGGTGCGGGCCGCCATCGCGTGCTCCGCCTCGCCGTCCCGGAGCAGCAGGAAGGCGAGCACCATCGAGGGCGGGAACTTCGGTGCACCGCCGAAGCCGGCACTCCGCTCGTCGAACTCGCGGCGCAGCAGCGTCACAGCGGCTGTGAGCGTGTCCTCGCCCACCGGCGCAGGAGTGGTGGCGAGCGACTGGTTGAGGTGGGCGCGCAGGTTGCCGGCCACCCGGCGTACCTCGTCGCCGCGGGTGCGCCACGCGTCGACCAGTGCCTCGAGCAGCTGGCGGAAGCTGGGCTGCCCGTGCCGCGGCTGGTCGGGGAAGTAGGTGCCGGCGAAGAACGGGTTGCCGTCGTGGTCGAGCACGCAGGTCATCGGCCAGCCGCCGTGGCCGGTCATCGCGGTGGTGGCGTTCATGTAGACCGCGTCGACGTCGGGTCGCTCCTCGCGGTCCACCTTGACGCTGACGAAGTGCTCGTTGAGGTAGGCCGCCGTCGCCTCGTCCTCGAAGGACTCGTGCGCCATCACGTGGCACCAGTGGCAGGCGGCGTACCCGACGCTCAGCAGGACCGGGACGTCTCGACGGCGAGCCTCCGCGAACGCCTCGCTCCCCCACTCCCACCAGTCGACAGGGTTTTCGGCGTGCTGGAGCAGGTACGGCGAGGTCGCGCCGGCCAACCGGTTGGGCATGACCCGACCGTACGGCGCACCCGGGTAGGCGGTCAGCCCCGGGCGACCGGAGACGGTGCTTGGATGGAGGTGTGGACGCGCAGGCCTGGGACGAGCGGTACGCCGCGAGCGACCTGGTGTGGTCGGCCGAGCCCAACCGGTTCGTGGCTGCCGAGTGCGCCGACCTGTCGCCGGGTCGGGCGGTCGACCTCGCGGCGGGCGAGGGACGCAACGCGATCTGGCTGGCCCGCCGGGGCTGGGACGTGACCGCGGTCGACTTCTCGCAGGTCGGCCTCGACAAGGGCCGACGGCTGGCCGGCGACACCCGGGTGGACTGGGTCCGCGGCGACGCGACGACGTGGCGGCCGGGCGCGCCCGTGGACCTCGTCGTGCTCGCCTACCTGCAGCTGCCCGCCGACACGCGTCGCGCCGCCCACCGCAACGGGTTCACGGCCCTCGCGCCCGGCGGCACCATGCTGGTGGTGGCACACGACTCCACCAACCTCACCGAGGGCACGGGCGGCCCCCAGGACGCGTCGGTGCTGATGACGGCCGAGGACGTGCTGGCGGACCTCGCCGACCTGGACCCCGAGGTGGTGCGGGCCGAGCGGGTGTCGCGGCTCGTCGCCCCGGGTGACGACCACCGCGGGGAAGCCGCCCGGACCGCCTGGGACTGCCTGGTCCGCGTACGCCGCCGCTGAGCGTCAGCGACGCTTCCGCAGGCGCGCCACCGCGGTGTGGAGCGGGTGGTCGCTGACCTCGACCCGCCGCGCGTCGTAGTCCCGCCAGCCGAGCCGGCCGCCGCCCATGATCCAGTCGATGTAGGTCGGCCGCGGCGGGGTGCACCGCTTGTCCGTCGTCCGACCGCCGTTGGCCGCGCGCGCGTCCGTGCGACGGGTGACCTTGCAGAACCACTCCCGCCGCTCGTTGGCGTCGCCGAGGATCATCACCGGGCCGCCGCGCTCCCGCAGCCGGTTGTAGAGCCGCAGCTGCTTGCGGGTGGCGCTGTCGCGGTCGGCCTCCTGGTCGCGGGGCGAGTTGTGGACGTCGATGACGAAGAACCGGCGCCCGGTCCGCTCCTCCTTGAGCCGCACCCACGGCACCGGCCGCTCGAACCCGCTGAACGTGGTCTCGATCGACCCGTGGTCGACGAGGTCGAAGCGTGCCTTGCGCCAGGCGATCTGGAGTCGCAGCCCCTGGCCGCCGTACCGCTTCCCCGGCCAGATCCGGTAGCGCGGCAGCTTCTTCCGCAGCCAGCGCAGCTGGTCGTCCTGGACCTCCTGCATCGCCAGCACCTTCAGCTTCTGCTTCCGGATGAGCCGGGCGGTCCGGAAGGTGCGCTTCTTGTCGCCGCCGCGGGTGTGGTTGCTGCCGAGGATGTTGAGGGTGCCGACCTTGAACAATCGGTCCTCGGCTCGCACCTTGGCGGCCGGAGCCGGGCGTGGGAGCGGGTCGGGGCCGGCCGCGACAGCCACGAGCGGGAGCGCCAGCGCGCCGGCGGCGAGCAGCGCGACGAGGGTGGCGACGAGGGACGTACGGGGGGTCAGGCGTCGGGGGGACACCGCTTCACGATACGCACGCGACGCCGTGCACGTGTCAACTCCGGCGGGGCGGTTCCCTGAGTCGGGCTGTTGGCAGGACGGCGCGTCAGTCCTGCGAGTCGGTCCTGTGGTCGACGGGCTCGTCGCCGTAGACGCCGGCGTCCTTGGCCTGCTGCGCCTTGCGCAGCTGCTTGACCAGGCTGAAGCCGAGCAGGACCACAGCGGCGATCAGCAGGAGGAAGATCGCGAAGGCGACCCAGCCCGCGCGGACGTCCTCCGGCTCGGGCCCCTCCTCCACCATCGGGAGGAGCGTGGTCAGCAGCATCAGCATGGGTCCAGTGTCTCAGGCCGGACCACTCACCGCGGTGTCGGGATCCCGGCGAAGAGGTCGTCCTCCGGCGTGGGTGCGTCGACGTGGGACACGACGAGCTCGTAGTCCTCGGTGGGCCAGGCCTTCTCCTGGATCTCCCGCGGGATGGCGAACCAGTGGCCGTCGGGGTCGATCTGGGTCGCGTGGGCGAGCAGGGCCTGGTCGCGGACCCCGAAGTAGTCGGCGCAGGGCACGCGCGTGGTGATCCGGGCGTCCCACTCCGGCTCCGGCACCCACTCCTTGAGCCGCTCGGCGTAGGGCGACTCGAGCGCGTGGGCCAGCATCGCGTCGTGGAGCGCCTGCGTGCGCGGCCGGTTGAACGAGTGGTGGTAGTAGAGCTTCAGCGGCTGCCACGGCTCACCGAGGTCGGGGTAGGCGGCGGCGTCGCCGGCGGCGTGGAAGGCCGCGACCGCCACCCGGTTGCACTGCACGTGGTCGGGGTGCGGGTAGCCGCCGCGCTCGTCGTACGTCGTCACGACGTGGGGTCGGAACTCGCGCATCAGCCGGACCAGGGGGACCGCCGCCTCCTCCACGGGGATCCGCGCGAAGCAGCCCTCCGGCAGCGGCGGCTTCGGGTCACCCTCGGGCCACCCCGAGTCGACGAAACCGAGCCAGTCCTGGCGCACGCCGAGGATGTCGCGGGCCCGCTCCATCTCCTGCCGGCGCACCTCGGAGATGTTGGCGAGGATCTCGGGACGGTCCATCTTCGGGTTGAGGATGGATCCCCGCTCGCCGCCCGTGCAGGTGACCACGTGCACGTCGACGCCCTCGTCGACGTAGCGCGCGGTCGAGGCGGCCCCCTTGCTCGACTCGTCGTCGGGGTGGGCGTGCACGTGCATCAGGCGGAAGCCTGCCCGGGGGCGCTGCGACATGCGGGAAGTCTATGGGCGACGATTGAGGCATGACCTCCCTGGCCGAGCGCTACGGGTCCCCGTCGCGGGGTCGCCGCCGGCTCGGGCTGGTCCTGGTGGCCGCGGTCGTGGCGGTCGCGGCGGGCTGGCTGGCCTGGGCCACGTGGTTCCACGCCACTCCCGCGGTGCAGTCGGACCAGCTGGGCTACGAGGTGGTCGACGACAACACCGCGGTCGCCGTGGTGCAGGTCCGGCTCGAGGACGGCGTGACGGCCAGCTGCCGCGTCCGTGCCTTCGCCGAGGACCACGTCACCGTCGGGGAGCTGGCCTTCGAGCCCGAGCCGGGCCGCAACGAGGTGCGGGTCCGGACCGAGCGTCGGGCCACCAACGTCACCCTCCTCGGGTGCACCGCACCGGGCCAGCCACGGCCCCGGTGAGGCTCTCGACCTGAATTTGTCACGCGTCCTTGCTAACCTGTGGGCTACACGACATCCCGCAGGGCCGCCAGCAGCCTGGACCGTGACTCATCACGAGGGCCCAGCGGGTTTTGCTTTTTCTCAGGACCAGGCAGGAGATGACACCCATGACGCAGTCCGCACAGCCGACTCAGGTCTGGCTGACCCAGAAGACCTACGACCGGCTCAACGCCGAGCTCGAGGATCTGCGGGGTCCCCGGCGCCAGGAGGTCATCGAGCGCATCAGCGCCGCCCGCGACGAGGGCGACCTCAAGGAGAACGGCGGCTACCACGCGGCCAAGGACGAGCAGGGCAAGATCGAGGCCCGCATCATCCAGCTCGAGGAGATGCTCAGCCAGGCCAGCACCGAGACCTCCGACGACGACGGCGTCGTCTCCCCGGGCAAGCTGGTGACCTACCGCTACGCCGGTGACGACGAGGACGAGCAGTTCCTCCTCGGGGCCCGGGAGGTCGACGACGATCACGAGGACGTCGAGGTCTTCTCGCCGCAGTCCCCGCTCGGCTCCGCCATGGTGGGCGCCACCCGGGGCTCGACGGTCGACTTCGAGGCTCCCAACGGCAAGACCCTCAAGATCGAGGTCGTCGACGCCGTCCCCTTCCGGGAGTGACCCGCCGGGAGTGACCCGCCGACCGGGCCCGCCCAGTCACTCGAAGACGCGGTAGCCACACTCGCGGAGGCGGGTCATCACGCGCTCCGCGTGCGGCTCCCCCCGGGTCTCCATCTGGATCCGGACCTCGACCTCGTCGATGTCCAGGCTGGGGGAGATCCGCTCGTGGGCGACCTCGAGGATGTTGGCGCCCGCCTCCCCCAGCTCCGTCAGCAGCCGCGCCAGGCCGCCGGGCCGGTCGGGGATGTTGACGCGCAGGTAGAGGTAGCGGCCGGCCGAGGCCATGCCGTGCCGGATCACCTTGCCCAGCAGCAGCGGGTCGATGTTGCCGCCGGAGAGCACCGCGACCGTCGGCGTCTCGTACGCCGTCGGGTCGTCGAGCAGGGCCGCCACCGCGGCCGCACCGGCCGGTTCGACCACCATCTTGGCGCGCTCGATCAGCGCCAGCAGCGCCTGGGAGAGCGACTCCTCCGACACGGTGACCACGTCGTCGACGTAGTCCCGCACCGCGGCGAAGGTGACATCGCCGGGCAGGCCGACCGCGATGCCGTCGGCCATGGTCGACATCGACTCCAGCGCCCGGGGCGACCCCGCCGCGAGCGAACCCGGGAACGCGGCCGCACCCTCGGCCTGGATCCCGACCACCCGGACGTCGGGCTTGTGGGTCTTGACGGCGAGCGCGATGCCGGCCAGGAGGCCACCACCACCGGTCGGGACCATCACGGTCCGGACCTCGGGCGCCTGCTCCAGGATCTCCAGCCCGCAGCTGGCCTGGCCGGCCACGATGTCGACGTGGTCGAAGGGGTGGATCAGCACCGCGCCGGTCTCCTCGGAGAACTCGCGGGCCCGCTTCAGCGCGTTCTCGAGGTAGCGCCCCTCGAAGACCACGTCGGCGCCGTAGGCACGGGTGGCCTTCTCCTTGGGGATCGGCGCGCCCTCCGGCATGAAGACCGTCGCCTTGATGCCCAGCATCTGCGCTGCCAGGGCCACGCCCTGGGCGTGGTTGCCGGCCGACGCCGCCACCACCCCGGCGGAGCGCTCCTCGTCGCTGAGCCTGGCCATCCGGACGTAGGCGCCCCGGGCCTTGAACGAGCCGGTGCGCTGGAGGTTCTCGCACTTCAGCTTCACGGGCCCGCCCGCCAGGGCGGAGAGCCACCGCGACTCCTCCATCGGAGTCGTGACCGCGACGCCCTCGAGCAGCTCGCGGGCACGCACCATGTCCTCAGGACTCGGCAGGTCGGTCACCGTTGCTTCCTTCCGTGTCGGGCGGGTCTGCCCCCACCTCGTCGTAGTCCTCCTCGAGCTCCCGCTCGGGGTCGCCGGACCCCACCTCGGTGTAGCTGGCCAGGTGCTGGACCACCGCGTTGCCGGCCGCGACGAGCGGTACGGCGATGAGCGCCCCGGCGATGCCGGCCACGAGCACCCCGCAGCCGATCGCGAGGATCACGCCGAGGGGGTGGATCGACACGAAGCGGCCCATGAGGAACGGCTGGAGCACGTGACCCTCGATCTGCTGGACCAGGATCACGCCGCCCAGCATGAGCAGCGCCGTGATCGGTCCCTGGTCGACGAGCGCGACCAGCACGGCGACGGCGCCTGCGATCGTCGCCCCGACCATCGGGACGAACGCGCCGAGGAACACCAGGACCCCGATCGCGAGCACGAACGGCACGCCGAGCACGGCGGCCACGATCATCACCCCGGCCGCGTCGACGGCCGCCACCAGCACCGTCGCCCGGACGAACTTCGTCAGGCTGCCCCAGGCCACCCGGCCGCTGGTGTCGACGCGTTCGCGCGCCGCCCGCGGGGCGAGCCGCACCACCCAGGACCAGATCCGCTCGCCGTCGGCCAGGAAGAAGTAGGTGGCGAACAGCACGATGAAGAAGCCGGCGACCACGTGGCCGACCGCGGTACCGACCTCGAGGGTCCGGGTCAGGACACCGCCCTCCTCGGTGCTGGCCGTGATCGCCTCCTGCATCCCCTGCAGGGTCTCGTTGATCTGCGACTCACTGGCCTGGAGCGGGCCGGTCTGCAACCAGGTGCTGATCCGCCCGATGCCGTCGGCGACCGAGTCGGCGAGGTCGGCGGCACCCACGGCCACCTGCTGGCCCACGAAGGTCAGCAGCAGACCCACGCTGCCCAGGCCCACCAGCACGACCACCAGCGAGCCGAGCCCGCTGGGCACACCCCACCGGCTGAGTCGGCGTACGGCGGGCGAGCTGAGGGCCGCGGCCAGCAGCGCCACGGCCAGGGGCACGGTGATGACCGCGAAGTAGGCCAGGAGCCAGAGCACGATGTAGGCGGCGCCGGCGATCACGAGAAACCGCCAGGCCCAGGAGGCGGCGAGGTCGACGCCGTAGGGGACCTGGGCGCGCTCGAGGTTGCTCACGCCGGCGGTGATGGGGGGCGGGGCGGCACGACGCTCGGCCCGGGCCTCCGCCCATTGCTGCACGAACCGCTCGGCGAGGCTGTCGTCCTGCCCGCGGTTGAACCGCGCCAGCAGCCGCCGGCGCTGCTCCTCGGCGCCCTCCGGCTCCGGCGGGGGGCTGGCCTCGGTGGTCACGCCGACAGGCTACTCAGCACCCGCGAGCCCGAGGGCCAGGCGGTACGCCGCGTCGGGGTGGTCCTCGGCGAGCAGGCCCACCGCACACAGGACGTAGTCGTGGTCGACGACGACCCGGGGGGCCCGCGGGAGCTGCCAGCCGCCCTCGACCTCGTCACCCACGCTGCCGGCGAGGACCCGCTCGGCCACTCCCGGCCGGCCGTTGCGCAGCACGCCGCCGGAGCCGATCAGCAGGTCGACCTCGCGCAGGTCCTTGCCGCTGCGCTCGACGACACGGCCCTCGGGGCTGACGACGACCCGGGCACGTCCCGCGTGCCGGCGCAGCGCGAGGTCCACCGCCGCTCGGGCGATGGCCTCGTCGACATCGGCCTCGGCGTCGTCGGCCGGCAGGAACCCGGGGTCCTCGTGACGTCGGGCGGCCGGACCGGCGAGGTCGTCGAGGCCCGCCGCCTCCACGGTCGAGACCGCCGACCACCGCATGCCGAGGTCGCCCTCGACCGTACGGGTGACCGGCGTGACCGCCACCACCTCGCGGGACAGCCCGGCGTCCTCCGGGTCCAGCGCGACGACGCTGTGGACGTCCGTGGTGGCGCCGCCGACGTCGACGACGGCGACGTCGCCGGCCCCGGGACGGTCCTCGCCCAGGCCGCGCGCCAACAGCTCGACCCCCGCCAGCACGATGTCGGGGGTCGCGCCGCGCACCATCCGGGCGAACTCGTCGCTGACGCTCAGGTGCTTGCCCCCGATCACGTGCTCGAGGAAGATCTCGCGGATCGCCGCCCGGGCAGGGTCGGGCGCCAGCACACCGATGCGCGGCACGACGTTGTCAGCCATCACGTGAGGCACCCCGGCCAGGACCGCCGTCACGTCGTCGCGCGCGTCCACGCTCCCGGCCACGACCACCGGCCCGCTCCAGCCAGCTGCGACCAGCGCCCGCGCGCCCGCCACCAGGCTCTCCGCGTTGCCACCGTCGGTGCCGCCGGTGAGCAGCACGACGTCAGGCGCCGTGTGCCCGAGCGTGCGCTCCAGCGCACCCTCGGGCACGTGCGACGCCAGGGCGTGGACCGCCACCACCTTGCCGCCGCTGGACAGCGCCACCCGGCGACCGGCCTCGGCGGTGACCAGCTCCTCGTTGCCGACGACCGCGATCCGCAGCCCGCCGCCGGCGCTGGAGCAGGCCAGCGCCGGCGCCGTGCGGGCGCGGGCGTCCGCTGCCGCGAGGGCGGCGCGGCAGGCGGCGTACCCCTCGAGGACGTCGGTGTCGATGGTCGTGGGGTGGTCCGCCGCGGCGACGATCCGGCCCGCGGCCAGGTCGACGAGGGAGGCCTTCGTGAAGGTGGAGCCGAAGTCGACGCAGACGACGACGTCAGCCGAGGGCATGGTCGAGGTCGGCGATCAGGTCGGCGGCCGTCTCGATCCCGACGCTGAGCCGCACCAGGTCGGCGGGGACCTCCAGGTCGGTACCGGCGACCGAGGCGTGGGTCATCCGGCCCGGGTGCTCGATCAGGCTCTCCACACCGCCCAGCGACTCACCGAGCGTGAAGACCCGCGCCCGGTCGCAGACCCGCAGCGCCTGCTCCTCCCCGCCCGTGACGCGGAACGACACCATGCCGCCGTACCGCTTCATCTGACGGCTGGCGACGTCGTGCCCGGGGTGCTCGGGCAGCCCCGGGTAGATGACCGAGCCGACGGCGGGGTGGGCGGCCAGGAACTCCACGACGGCCTCCGCGTTGTCGCAGTGCCGGTCCATCCGCACCCCGAGCGTCTTGAGGCCGCGGTGGGTGAGGAAGGCGTCGAAGGGCCCGCTGACCGCCCCGATCGCGTTCTGGTGGAAGGCGACCTGCTCGGCCAGCTCGAGGTCGCGCACCACGAGGGCGCCGCCGACCACGTCGGAGTGGCCGCCGACGTACTTGGTGGTCGAGTGGACCACCACGTCGGCGCCCAGGGTGAGCGGCTGCTGGAGGTACGGCGTGGCGAAGGTGTTGTCGACGACGAGCAGCGCGCCCGCGTCGTGGGCGACGGCGGCGATCGCCTCGATGTCGCCGATGTTGAGCAGCGGGTTGGTCGGGGTCTCCAGCCACACCAGCTTCGTCTCGCCGGGGCGGATGGCGGCGCGGACGGCATCGGGGTCGGAGACCGGGGCGGTGGTCAGCCCGAGGCCCCAGGCCGCCTCGACCTTGGCGAAGAGCCGGTGGGTGCCGCCGTAGGCGTCGTCGGGGAAGACCACGTGGTCGCCGGGTCGGCACACGGTTCGGACCAGGGTGTCCTCCGCCGCGAGGCCGGAGGCGAACGCGAAGCCGCGCTCCCCCTCCTCGACGGCCGCCAGGGCTCCCTCGAGCGCGGTCCGGGTGGGGTTGGCGGAGCGGCTGTACTCGTAGCCGCCGCGAAGCCCCCCGACGCCGTCCTGCTTGTAGGTGCTGGTGGCGAAGATGGGCGGGATCACCGCCCCCGTGGTCGGGTCCGGCTCGTAGCCGGCGTGGATGGCCCGGGTCTCGAAGCCGGCCTTGTCGGCGTGTTCCTGGCTCACACGACGACCCTACTCAGCGACCGGCCGGCCGCCGAACTCGCGCTCGCAGGGTCATGGCCCCGACCGCGGGAAGGTTGGGGGGCTTGCGGTTGTTCGTCATGCTGGAAGGACGCAGAGCTTCGAGGAGCAGTGGATGTTCGGACTGGGCGGCAAGACCGAGATGGTGACCGAGGAGCGGGCCCTGGGAGGTCGGGAGTCCCGGCCGTGGTCGCTGGGGACGCACGTCGTGCTGCGCACACCCGTGGTGTCCGACGACGTCCCCGAGGGTCACGAGGTGGCGGTCTTCGGTCTCGGGTGCTTCTGGGGCGCCGAGGAGATCTACTGGCAGATGCCGGGCGTCTGGTCCACGTCGGTCGGGTACGCCGGCGGCTACACCCCGCACCCGACGTACGACGAGGTCTGCTCCGGCAGGACCGGCCACACCGAGGCCGTGCGGATCGTGTTCGACCCGGAGGTCGTCTCCTACGCCGCCCTGGTCAAGAAGTTCTTCGAGGTGCACGACCCCACCCAGGGCATGCGCCAGGGCAACGACGTCGGCACCCAGTACCGCTCGGCGATCTACTGGTCGACGCCCGAGCAGGAGCAGACCGCCCGCGAGCTGACCAAGGTCTACGGCGACGAGCTGGCGCGCCGCCGGCTCGGGGCGATCACGACCGAGATCCGGCCGGCCTCCGAGACGCCCTACTTCTACGCCGAGGACGTCCACCAGCAGTACCTGGCGAAGAACCCGTTCGGCTACCGCTGCCACGCCAACACCGGCGTCGCGTTCCCCGAGACCGCCTGACCGTTCCGCTGGTCGACGGTGTCGGCGGCTGCCATGCTCGGCGCGTGAGCCTCGATCCCGTCCAGAGCAACCCCGACCACTACCGCGTCGTCTTCGAGAACGACCGGGTGCGGGTGCTCGAGTACACCGACCGTCCGGGCGACCGGACCACCCCGCACCAGCACCCGGACTCGGTGATGTACACCCTCTCCTCCTTTCGGCGACGGCTGGTGTCGGGCGATGCCGAGCGGGAGGTGGAGATGCCCGCGGGCCTCGCCGGCTGGCTGCCGGCGCAGCAGCA
The genomic region above belongs to Nocardioides coralli and contains:
- the mca gene encoding mycothiol conjugate amidase Mca, whose amino-acid sequence is MSQRPRAGFRLMHVHAHPDDESSKGAASTARYVDEGVDVHVVTCTGGERGSILNPKMDRPEILANISEVRRQEMERARDILGVRQDWLGFVDSGWPEGDPKPPLPEGCFARIPVEEAAVPLVRLMREFRPHVVTTYDERGGYPHPDHVQCNRVAVAAFHAAGDAAAYPDLGEPWQPLKLYYHHSFNRPRTQALHDAMLAHALESPYAERLKEWVPEPEWDARITTRVPCADYFGVRDQALLAHATQIDPDGHWFAIPREIQEKAWPTEDYELVVSHVDAPTPEDDLFAGIPTPR
- a CDS encoding DUF4307 domain-containing protein is translated as MTSLAERYGSPSRGRRRLGLVLVAAVVAVAAGWLAWATWFHATPAVQSDQLGYEVVDDNTAVAVVQVRLEDGVTASCRVRAFAEDHVTVGELAFEPEPGRNEVRVRTERRATNVTLLGCTAPGQPRPR
- a CDS encoding DUF1353 domain-containing protein, with translation MQPEPVDAQPGRFYDGGPIGGSPPVPHEEPQVVLERHVRDGVECFEMERAIAYADRELGELVVPASVEFRTDLTSVPWLFTWLVPRTGAHLPAALLHDGLVAGEDDAVSYVSKAGHVVTRDVADRVFRDAMADTGTGVVRRWVVWSAVAAATIFVGSAAWSRSRWTYYRVAAAGSLGLVVLLGVLATIDLVDLATVLPWMGERPWWSELVGGLSVAVVVPLVLGLTWGRFRVAGMVLGVLLAVLLHVTAALLALTALYQGVERLAQRSPRGALAVAAAVGAVSLLVALTYTLT
- a CDS encoding thioredoxin domain-containing protein, with the translated sequence MPNRLAGATSPYLLQHAENPVDWWEWGSEAFAEARRRDVPVLLSVGYAACHWCHVMAHESFEDEATAAYLNEHFVSVKVDREERPDVDAVYMNATTAMTGHGGWPMTCVLDHDGNPFFAGTYFPDQPRHGQPSFRQLLEALVDAWRTRGDEVRRVAGNLRAHLNQSLATTPAPVGEDTLTAAVTLLRREFDERSAGFGGAPKFPPSMVLAFLLLRDGEAEHAMAARTLEAMARGGIHDQLGGGFARYSVDSEWVVPHFEKMLYDNALLLQAYARWETDLGRRAVAGIADFLLAELRTGEGGFASALDADSEGAEGTYYVWTPEQLTDVLGPDDGPWAARLLGVTTAGTFEHGTSVLQLREEPEDPDRWTRCRQRLLEARARRVRPARDDKVVAAWNGLAISGLCASGTLLDRPRDLDAAVAAADLLWRVHADHGRLRRVSRDGVVGTPAGVLEDHGCVATGFLDLLQATGDPVWLERAGAVVDAALDHFAAGDGGFNDTADDAEQLVARPRDPSDNASPSGLSSMVHALSTYAALTGSGRHRDAAEAALASVAQLAERAPRFAGWSLAAAQRMLDGPEEIAVVGPAGAERDALARVARRRPGAVVVVADGPRDDIPLLVGRDAVDGRPAAYVCRGLVCERPVTDPEALRR
- the trhA gene encoding PAQR family membrane homeostasis protein TrhA, which gives rise to MNDVVRHGLDHLAENLSEIKAELKPRLRGWLHLVNAPLTLAAGIVLIALSPTASTRAGSALFAGTAVLLFTVSAVYHRGTWSPPIQRFLKRFDHANIFLLIAGSYTPFTLLLLQGVERIVLLATVWGGAILGVAFRVLWPDAPRWLYTPIYVALGWAAVFFMPGFAEGARGLGVGMGTAVLVLVIVGGALYTLGGVVYGLQRPDPWPRWFGFHEVFHTLTILAFITHYVGVSLATYSLR
- a CDS encoding endonuclease/exonuclease/phosphatase family protein; this encodes MSPRRLTPRTSLVATLVALLAAGALALPLVAVAAGPDPLPRPAPAAKVRAEDRLFKVGTLNILGSNHTRGGDKKRTFRTARLIRKQKLKVLAMQEVQDDQLRWLRKKLPRYRIWPGKRYGGQGLRLQIAWRKARFDLVDHGSIETTFSGFERPVPWVRLKEERTGRRFFVIDVHNSPRDQEADRDSATRKQLRLYNRLRERGGPVMILGDANERREWFCKVTRRTDARAANGGRTTDKRCTPPRPTYIDWIMGGGRLGWRDYDARRVEVSDHPLHTAVARLRKRR
- a CDS encoding class I SAM-dependent methyltransferase codes for the protein MDAQAWDERYAASDLVWSAEPNRFVAAECADLSPGRAVDLAAGEGRNAIWLARRGWDVTAVDFSQVGLDKGRRLAGDTRVDWVRGDATTWRPGAPVDLVVLAYLQLPADTRRAAHRNGFTALAPGGTMLVVAHDSTNLTEGTGGPQDASVLMTAEDVLADLADLDPEVVRAERVSRLVAPGDDHRGEAARTAWDCLVRVRRR